The Pyrococcus kukulkanii genome contains a region encoding:
- a CDS encoding RNA-guided endonuclease InsQ/TnpB family protein, producing MPSETIKLTAKFKLKKTPKGLDDLFSAYREIVNFLITYAFENNITSFYRLKKGTYKELRKKYPQLPSHYIYTACQMATSIFKSYRKRKRKGKANEKPVFKKEVIMLDDHLFRLDLEKGVIKLSTPKGWLNLKFYPAKYHEKFKDWKVGQAWLVKTPKGVFINVVFSKEVEIREPKAFVGVDLNENNVTLALPNGEFVQVITHEREIRTGYFVKRRRIQKKIRTGKRRKELLQKYGEREKNRLNDLYHKIANIIVGFAERYGGIALEDLSGIRGSIRYSVELNGRLHRWSFRKLQSIIEYKAKLKGVRVVFVNPAHTSSLCPICGGKLSPNGHRVLKCKKCGFEADRDVVGSWNIRLRALKMWGVSVPPESPPMKTGGGKPTRYEINTLHTLNG from the coding sequence ATGCCCTCAGAGACGATTAAACTCACTGCAAAATTCAAGCTTAAGAAAACTCCCAAAGGGTTAGATGACCTTTTCTCCGCTTATCGAGAAATCGTAAACTTCCTAATCACTTACGCTTTCGAGAACAACATAACCAGTTTCTACAGGCTCAAAAAGGGAACCTACAAAGAGTTGAGGAAGAAATACCCACAATTACCAAGCCACTACATTTACACGGCTTGTCAAATGGCTACATCAATCTTTAAAAGTTACCGTAAGAGGAAGCGGAAGGGAAAAGCCAATGAAAAGCCTGTTTTCAAAAAAGAAGTCATAATGCTTGACGACCACTTGTTCAGGCTTGACTTGGAAAAAGGAGTAATAAAACTCTCCACTCCAAAAGGGTGGCTTAACTTGAAATTCTATCCAGCTAAATACCATGAGAAATTTAAGGACTGGAAGGTTGGACAAGCATGGTTAGTTAAAACGCCTAAGGGAGTTTTCATTAACGTGGTCTTTTCAAAAGAGGTTGAAATAAGAGAGCCAAAGGCTTTCGTTGGTGTGGATTTGAATGAGAACAATGTAACCTTAGCACTTCCAAATGGTGAATTCGTGCAAGTAATAACTCATGAAAGGGAAATTAGGACTGGTTACTTTGTAAAACGGAGAAGGATTCAAAAGAAGATTAGGACGGGTAAAAGAAGGAAAGAGTTACTGCAGAAATATGGTGAGCGTGAGAAGAATAGGCTTAATGACCTTTACCACAAAATTGCTAATATAATTGTTGGATTTGCAGAGCGTTATGGTGGAATTGCCTTAGAGGATTTGAGTGGGATTAGGGGTTCGATAAGGTATTCTGTCGAGCTAAATGGCAGGCTTCACCGTTGGAGTTTTCGGAAGCTTCAATCAATCATTGAGTATAAGGCTAAACTAAAGGGTGTTAGGGTCGTTTTCGTTAATCCTGCTCATACTTCATCCCTGTGCCCGATATGTGGGGGTAAACTAAGCCCGAATGGGCACAGGGTCTTAAAATGCAAAAAATGTGGATTTGAAGCTGATAGGGATGTGGTCGGGAGTTGGAATATTCGTTTGAGAGCCTTGAAGATGTGGGGAGTTTCCGTTCCCCCTGAAAGCCCTCCAATGAAGACGGGAGGAGGGAAGCCTACCCGCTATGAAATTAACACTCTA
- a CDS encoding IS607 family transposase: protein MRLYRTGKASQLLGISKPTLIRKIKSGEIKAYRVGREYRIPESEIKRLLEGKTLDKVVIYARVSSRDQKEDLERQVEYLKNYCSSKGYQVVKILTDISSGLNENRRGLKQLFKLVESGEVGKVVITYRDRLTRFGFKYLEQYFNSHGVEIEVIFDDEEKTPEKELVKDLLAIVTSFAGKLYGMRSHKKKRLIEAVKNALRDD, encoded by the coding sequence GTGAGGCTCTATCGAACAGGTAAGGCATCGCAACTCTTGGGTATCAGCAAGCCAACACTAATTAGAAAGATTAAATCTGGTGAGATTAAAGCGTATCGTGTTGGAAGAGAATACCGTATCCCCGAAAGTGAAATCAAAAGACTACTTGAAGGCAAAACTCTTGATAAAGTCGTTATTTATGCCAGAGTTTCAAGCCGAGACCAGAAAGAGGACTTGGAGAGACAGGTTGAATATCTTAAAAACTACTGCTCCTCCAAGGGTTATCAAGTTGTGAAAATTCTTACCGACATTTCATCAGGCTTGAATGAGAACAGAAGGGGATTAAAACAACTCTTTAAATTGGTTGAGAGTGGGGAAGTTGGGAAAGTCGTCATAACTTACAGGGACAGACTTACCCGCTTCGGCTTTAAATACCTCGAACAATACTTCAACTCTCATGGTGTTGAAATTGAGGTAATCTTTGATGATGAAGAGAAAACGCCAGAAAAGGAACTCGTTAAGGACTTGTTAGCCATTGTAACTTCATTTGCTGGAAAACTTTATGGAATGCGTTCTCACAAGAAAAAACGCCTTATCGAGGCGGTAAAGAATGCCCTCAGAGACGATTAA
- a CDS encoding ATP-binding protein — MISQFVDREREIKILEREWKNTPSFVVIYGRRRIGKTRLLLEFSRDKKTFFHTFLEGTRESQIKSLREGLAEFFGDEIFLSLNDWYRLFKYLASKIEEKTLIILDEFTYAVKADRTILSALQRAWDHDLSSKDVMLVISGSLMGMMEEEVLSYSSPLYGRRTAGFKLKPLSLFDSLRFFRDFEVGLKAYMLLGGVPAYLLIASKYTSIEDLVEEEFLSPQGFFYDEPYIVLSQELRELGFYFSLLLAMATGKRRPSEIANYIGVEGRKIYPYLENLMRLGFVERELPVGRKEKRGLYRIADAMLLTWFSIVYPNRGAIEAGIISWEDVEDDLQRVFSLRFEEVAKEFIVKLNRAKKLPFKFTKIGRWWHKSEEIDIVALKEREKKALFIEVKWKDLTRKEAKGILKDLERKSKLIGVGGWEKFYGLVAKRIRGKGELREERWLVWDLDDFKKTILN, encoded by the coding sequence ATGATTAGTCAATTTGTTGACAGGGAGAGGGAAATCAAAATTTTGGAGAGGGAATGGAAGAATACTCCCTCCTTCGTTGTCATATACGGCAGGAGAAGAATCGGGAAAACCAGGCTTTTATTGGAGTTTTCACGAGATAAAAAGACTTTCTTTCACACATTCTTAGAGGGAACAAGGGAGAGTCAGATTAAGTCCCTGCGTGAGGGACTGGCAGAATTCTTTGGAGATGAAATTTTCCTGAGTTTGAATGACTGGTACAGGCTCTTCAAGTACCTAGCTTCGAAAATCGAGGAGAAAACTTTGATAATTCTTGACGAGTTCACATATGCAGTAAAAGCCGATAGGACAATTCTAAGTGCCCTTCAGAGGGCGTGGGATCATGATTTAAGCTCGAAGGATGTTATGCTCGTGATTTCCGGCTCGCTCATGGGCATGATGGAAGAGGAAGTTTTGAGCTACTCCTCCCCACTCTATGGAAGGAGAACCGCGGGCTTCAAGTTAAAGCCCTTGAGTCTTTTCGATTCCCTCCGCTTTTTCAGGGACTTTGAGGTCGGACTTAAAGCTTACATGCTCCTCGGCGGAGTTCCTGCCTATCTGCTTATCGCCTCAAAGTATACATCAATAGAGGATCTCGTCGAAGAAGAGTTTCTGTCGCCCCAGGGATTCTTCTATGACGAGCCCTACATCGTTCTGTCCCAGGAATTAAGGGAGCTCGGCTTTTACTTCTCCCTTTTGCTTGCCATGGCCACGGGAAAGAGGCGCCCCTCGGAGATAGCTAATTACATAGGTGTTGAGGGCAGAAAAATTTATCCTTACCTTGAGAATCTCATGAGGCTTGGCTTCGTGGAGAGGGAACTTCCCGTGGGCAGGAAGGAGAAGAGGGGCCTCTACAGGATAGCAGATGCAATGCTCCTGACATGGTTCTCAATCGTCTACCCGAATAGGGGTGCTATTGAAGCCGGAATAATTTCCTGGGAGGACGTTGAAGATGATCTTCAGAGGGTTTTCTCACTCCGGTTTGAGGAAGTTGCCAAGGAGTTCATTGTTAAGCTAAACAGGGCCAAAAAACTGCCCTTCAAGTTTACTAAGATTGGAAGGTGGTGGCACAAAAGTGAGGAGATCGATATAGTTGCATTAAAGGAGAGGGAGAAGAAGGCTTTGTTCATTGAGGTCAAGTGGAAGGATCTAACCAGAAAGGAAGCGAAGGGGATATTAAAAGATCTAGAGAGGAAGAGCAAACTCATAGGAGTGGGGGGATGGGAGAAGTTTTACGGTTTAGTTGCCAAGAGAATAAGAGGAAAGGGAGAATTAAGGGAGGAAAGGTGGCTAGTGTGGGACTTAGATGACTTTAAGAAGACCATTTTAAATTAA
- a CDS encoding ATP-binding protein — protein sequence MKSRKFVNREHELETLNRLYGDDGFKLILVIGRRRIGKSRLVQEFIKDKDAIAVQFEKRGFGSTTSENLTLQ from the coding sequence ATGAAGAGTCGAAAATTCGTCAATAGGGAGCACGAGCTTGAAACGCTGAACAGGCTGTATGGTGATGACGGTTTTAAGCTGATTCTAGTTATCGGAAGGAGAAGGATAGGGAAGAGTAGACTAGTTCAGGAGTTCATAAAGGATAAAGACGCTATCGCAGTCCAATTTGAGAAAAGAGGGTTTGGAAGTACAACCTCAGAAAATTTAACGTTGCAATAA
- a CDS encoding ATP-binding protein, which translates to MVFLDEFSYLLRYSDIEAEFQSIVDEVLQNSNLMLILSASSVRRSFFEYSAPLYGRSDAVINLQPLRFRHIFEWFPGISPEDAVKIYSVTSGIPRYLEFFRGNKVEEEIIENFFNPNSFLFREAKELLEEELREPETYYTILEAVAKGKTRVNEIAQYSFIEPKNTARYLRILEDIGILKREFPVCRKAKRGIYRFKDLYFAFWFRFVAPHFEEIESGFNEGAIEDFKAEFNDYLGFAFEEIARQVLIDLSREGKLPFRITKIGRWWHKGEEIDIVALNERERKVLFVEVKWKDLSGKEAERILKDLKMKSELLKLEGWEKHYGIMARRIEEKVGLALSII; encoded by the coding sequence ATAGTATTCTTGGATGAGTTCTCTTATCTCCTTAGGTATTCAGACATCGAAGCAGAATTCCAGAGCATAGTTGACGAGGTGTTGCAGAACTCAAATTTAATGCTAATACTTTCAGCTTCCTCTGTTAGGAGAAGTTTCTTCGAGTATTCCGCTCCCCTCTATGGCAGGAGCGACGCGGTTATTAACCTTCAACCTTTAAGATTTAGGCATATATTCGAGTGGTTTCCTGGGATAAGCCCCGAAGATGCGGTCAAAATATACTCGGTGACTTCAGGAATACCTCGCTACCTGGAGTTCTTTAGGGGAAACAAAGTAGAGGAGGAAATCATTGAAAACTTCTTCAATCCAAATTCTTTCCTGTTTAGAGAGGCAAAAGAGCTTTTAGAGGAGGAATTAAGGGAGCCTGAAACCTATTACACGATACTTGAGGCGGTCGCAAAGGGGAAAACTAGGGTCAATGAAATCGCCCAGTACTCCTTTATTGAGCCAAAGAACACCGCGAGGTACCTCAGGATACTTGAGGACATTGGAATACTGAAGAGGGAATTCCCAGTATGCAGGAAGGCGAAGAGGGGAATATATAGGTTCAAGGATCTTTACTTCGCCTTCTGGTTCCGGTTCGTCGCTCCCCATTTTGAGGAAATAGAGAGTGGGTTCAATGAAGGTGCGATCGAGGACTTTAAGGCTGAGTTTAATGATTACCTGGGCTTTGCGTTTGAAGAGATAGCGAGGCAGGTTTTGATAGACCTAAGCAGGGAAGGAAAGTTGCCCTTCCGCATAACGAAGATTGGTAGGTGGTGGCATAAGGGGGAGGAGATAGATATAGTTGCCCTAAACGAAAGGGAGAGGAAAGTCCTCTTTGTAGAGGTGAAGTGGAAGGACTTAAGCGGGAAAGAAGCAGAGAGAATCCTAAAGGATCTAAAGATGAAGTCCGAGCTATTAAAGCTTGAGGGCTGGGAGAAGCACTACGGAATAATGGCGAGGAGGATAGAGGAAAAGGTCGGACTTGCATTATCAATCATTTAA
- a CDS encoding type IV toxin-antitoxin system AbiEi family antitoxin domain-containing protein — MRQLAIRYVVSRFGGNAITKEELKDISKRFGIDIDYFVNYMLSQGYIIRILRGVYYVRTIEEIGLKLAPNVFRVIAKGLNKLKLRWYYGLFTALRLNGITHEYFNTIFVLNDKVVRSKTVEILGENVKFIKIKPDLASFGIIKSDEVRFSDLEKTILDFVYLSRYNKKLKPRAEGVLVEYKDKINWVILCNYLQKYPKSVQREVLKYEREGIC, encoded by the coding sequence ATGAGACAACTTGCAATTAGGTATGTAGTCTCAAGATTTGGAGGAAATGCTATTACAAAAGAGGAGCTGAAAGATATTAGTAAGAGGTTTGGCATTGATATTGACTATTTTGTCAACTACATGCTATCTCAAGGCTACATAATCAGAATCTTAAGGGGCGTGTACTATGTTAGAACTATTGAAGAAATCGGGTTAAAACTGGCTCCTAACGTGTTTAGAGTTATTGCCAAAGGCCTCAACAAGCTCAAGTTAAGGTGGTACTACGGGTTGTTCACTGCCCTGAGGCTAAATGGCATAACCCACGAATACTTCAACACAATATTTGTTCTCAATGATAAAGTAGTTCGATCAAAAACCGTTGAAATTCTTGGAGAAAACGTCAAATTCATAAAAATAAAACCTGATCTAGCCTCTTTTGGGATAATTAAAAGTGATGAGGTAAGGTTCTCAGATCTTGAAAAAACGATCTTGGACTTCGTATATCTCTCAAGGTACAACAAGAAACTCAAACCACGCGCAGAGGGAGTTTTAGTAGAATACAAAGACAAGATTAACTGGGTTATCCTGTGTAATTATTTACAAAAATATCCAAAAAGCGTACAAAGGGAGGTTTTAAAGTATGAACGAGAGGGAATTTGCTGA
- a CDS encoding nucleotidyl transferase AbiEii/AbiGii toxin family protein, which produces MNEREFAEFIVQKTGIKKRDLIRKDIILHSILRELYSNDYFSDSYLFKGGTCLIKCYLGYYRFSVDLDFTSRNPQMWLELSRRNRERELKAEAIKLAELIEGIANKRSLEFKADLRDRNYVEFGGGSRMITFKLYYPEEVMREMIKIQVNFVETLLFEPKKSQC; this is translated from the coding sequence ATGAACGAGAGGGAATTTGCTGAATTCATAGTCCAAAAAACTGGAATTAAAAAGAGAGACCTTATACGAAAGGATATAATCCTTCACTCAATCTTGAGAGAGTTGTACTCAAACGATTACTTTTCTGATAGCTATCTCTTCAAAGGAGGGACATGCCTAATTAAATGTTATCTCGGCTACTACCGCTTTAGTGTTGATCTGGATTTCACAAGTAGAAATCCTCAAATGTGGCTGGAACTTTCAAGACGAAACCGGGAAAGGGAACTCAAAGCTGAAGCTATAAAACTTGCAGAGCTAATTGAGGGTATTGCCAACAAAAGGAGTCTAGAATTTAAAGCAGATTTGAGGGACAGGAATTATGTAGAATTTGGGGGAGGCTCAAGGATGATCACCTTTAAGCTGTATTATCCTGAAGAGGTGATGCGCGAAATGATAAAGATTCAAGTTAACTTCGTAGAAACGCTGCTTTTTGAGCCTAAAAAAAGTCAGTGCTAA
- a CDS encoding nucleotidyl transferase AbiEii/AbiGii toxin family protein: MSLKKVSAKSLLSEVKLNDEEKVYFFEFLEDYSDVVVSAYDLREILTEKVRALLTRKNLKFRDIYDLYYLEKEAGLRVEDYTEEIAQKLLFALKFERYSINFQKTIDSLSFLDTTSAKDELFLLNASFNVEDFKKFLERLRDHILNNLGKIRNVEPTTA; this comes from the coding sequence TTGAGCCTAAAAAAAGTCAGTGCTAAATCCTTACTTTCAGAAGTCAAACTAAATGATGAGGAGAAAGTATATTTCTTTGAGTTCCTTGAAGATTATTCTGATGTCGTTGTTTCTGCATATGATCTCCGAGAAATCCTAACAGAGAAAGTCAGGGCACTTTTAACTCGAAAGAATTTGAAATTCAGGGACATCTACGACTTATATTATCTTGAAAAAGAAGCGGGTCTAAGGGTTGAAGATTATACTGAGGAGATAGCTCAAAAGCTTTTATTTGCACTGAAATTTGAAAGGTACTCCATTAACTTTCAAAAGACCATAGATTCATTGTCGTTCCTTGATACCACTTCAGCAAAAGATGAATTATTTTTGCTGAATGCTTCCTTTAATGTCGAAGATTTCAAAAAGTTTTTAGAAAGGTTACGCGACCACATTTTAAACAATTTAGGCAAAATCAGAAATGTAGAGCCAACAACCGCGTAG
- a CDS encoding antitoxin AF2212-like protein, giving the protein MVGVVQVIEAIYEDGVLKPLKKLKLKEHSKVIIKIIDVEKILDSMVIEKVEGIDYKRLKEAYYESL; this is encoded by the coding sequence ATGGTGGGAGTTGTGCAAGTTATTGAGGCAATTTATGAGGATGGAGTGTTAAAGCCCCTGAAAAAGCTAAAGCTCAAAGAGCACTCAAAGGTCATCATCAAGATAATAGATGTTGAGAAAATCTTGGATTCCATGGTTATCGAGAAAGTTGAGGGCATAGATTATAAGAGGCTTAAGGAGGCTTATTATGAATCACTCTGA
- a CDS encoding type II toxin-antitoxin system VapC family toxin, protein MNHSEVFVDSSVLVGLNLGDERAKALVKSLIERGFTLVINPIVFSETVYKVMFTLAIRDGLKGVYDLKKHLDRYAWVYGKVRESIEQLIKNGLLRVVEINWEILRLSAEIGEKYALLTNDAIIVATCKYYGIKRIATFDEDFKEVDFLEVIASPL, encoded by the coding sequence ATGAATCACTCTGAAGTCTTTGTAGATTCTTCTGTTCTGGTAGGATTAAACCTCGGTGATGAGAGAGCAAAGGCATTAGTGAAGTCGTTGATTGAAAGAGGGTTTACCTTAGTTATAAACCCAATCGTTTTCTCTGAAACAGTATACAAAGTTATGTTTACATTAGCCATTCGGGATGGATTGAAGGGTGTTTATGATCTCAAAAAGCACTTGGATAGATATGCCTGGGTTTATGGAAAAGTCAGAGAATCGATCGAGCAACTGATAAAGAATGGCCTCTTGAGGGTAGTTGAAATCAACTGGGAGATACTAAGGTTATCTGCAGAAATTGGGGAGAAATACGCTCTTTTAACCAACGATGCAATAATAGTTGCCACCTGCAAATATTACGGGATTAAGAGAATAGCTACTTTCGATGAAGACTTTAAGGAAGTCGATTTTCTTGAAGTTATCGCATCGCCGTTATAG
- a CDS encoding DUF3368 domain-containing protein has product MKAIFNTSPLISLGKLGYLDKIFGIFSDVIIPKAVYEEVMVKNDEVSKKIRELVKTGKIKVLEVNAENIPGLHRGEIEAIVLAKINNCWVVLDDLKARKVARGENVKVIGTLGILRLLKDLGLVEFEPKELFKELTKVGFRIKKELFFEILGEQS; this is encoded by the coding sequence GTGAAGGCAATCTTTAATACATCGCCTCTAATCTCTTTAGGAAAGCTGGGATATCTAGACAAAATTTTTGGAATCTTTAGCGATGTTATTATCCCGAAGGCAGTTTATGAAGAAGTTATGGTAAAGAATGACGAAGTTTCAAAGAAAATTAGGGAATTAGTTAAGACAGGAAAGATCAAAGTTCTTGAAGTAAATGCGGAGAATATCCCAGGCTTGCACAGAGGAGAAATCGAAGCGATTGTTCTGGCAAAGATAAACAATTGCTGGGTAGTTTTGGACGATTTAAAAGCTAGAAAAGTTGCTAGGGGTGAAAATGTTAAAGTCATCGGAACGCTGGGTATCTTAAGGCTTCTAAAAGATCTTGGCCTAGTCGAGTTTGAACCTAAAGAGCTTTTTAAAGAGCTAACTAAAGTTGGCTTTAGAATCAAAAAAGAACTGTTCTTTGAAATTCTTGGGGAGCAATCTTGA
- a CDS encoding class I SAM-dependent methyltransferase yields the protein MHELYTVLAKYYDSIYRRRAQEISREVDFLEEIFRKDAKREVRDVLDLACGTGIPTVELANRGYNVTGIDLHEEMLEVARRKTDKVKFIQGNALEINFREEFDAVTMLFSSITYFNEDELMILFRKVHEALRPGGVFVADFPQWFVVRNLGPFVWDEVHGEERLIITDWREVLPGVQKVRFKRLVQILRPNGDVRAFFVNDELNIYTPREIRLLGGEVFGEVKVYSDYERKLRENAKRFWAVMVK from the coding sequence ATGCACGAGCTTTATACGGTCTTGGCTAAGTATTACGACTCAATATACAGGAGGAGGGCCCAGGAGATATCGAGGGAAGTTGATTTCCTTGAGGAGATCTTCAGGAAAGACGCTAAGAGGGAAGTTCGAGATGTTTTGGATTTGGCCTGTGGAACGGGAATACCAACAGTTGAACTCGCTAATAGAGGTTACAACGTTACCGGCATTGACCTCCACGAGGAGATGCTTGAAGTTGCCCGCAGGAAAACAGATAAGGTCAAGTTCATTCAAGGAAATGCCCTTGAGATTAACTTCAGGGAAGAGTTCGATGCTGTAACGATGCTCTTCTCGAGCATCACCTATTTTAACGAGGATGAGCTAATGATACTGTTTAGAAAAGTTCATGAAGCCCTAAGGCCGGGCGGAGTGTTCGTAGCTGACTTCCCCCAGTGGTTCGTGGTGAGGAATCTGGGCCCCTTCGTGTGGGACGAGGTTCATGGAGAGGAGAGGCTTATAATCACGGACTGGAGGGAGGTTTTGCCTGGAGTGCAGAAGGTTAGGTTCAAGAGGCTCGTGCAGATTTTAAGGCCGAACGGTGATGTTAGAGCATTCTTCGTTAACGATGAGCTTAATATATACACTCCCAGGGAGATTAGACTTCTGGGAGGGGAGGTCTTTGGGGAAGTGAAGGTGTACTCTGACTATGAAAGGAAGCTCAGGGAGAACGCTAAGAGGTTCTGGGCCGTTATGGTCAAGTGA
- the vapB gene encoding type II toxin-antitoxin system VapB family antitoxin has product MEVVSFRIPKKLKKSMKEVDINWSEEIRKFIEAKVREYKRRKALEEIDAMLSNLPKAEKGTAKRYVREDRDSN; this is encoded by the coding sequence ATGGAAGTTGTTAGTTTTAGGATCCCAAAGAAGCTCAAGAAAAGCATGAAGGAAGTTGACATTAACTGGAGTGAGGAGATTAGGAAGTTTATTGAGGCCAAGGTCAGGGAGTACAAAAGGAGGAAAGCATTGGAGGAGATTGATGCAATGCTCTCAAACCTTCCAAAAGCCGAAAAAGGAACTGCAAAAAGATACGTGAGGGAGGATCGTGATAGTAATTGA
- a CDS encoding type II toxin-antitoxin system VapC family toxin, with amino-acid sequence MIVIDASSLAKYILREENWEKVRGYLLDEPYSLTLALAEISNAIWKHHTLYKRISRKEVEIMFTALKKLREDVVIFEPFENYLGMAMDISMSERIPIYDALYLAQAKRYGVPLLTSDERQWDVALKLGIKARYIE; translated from the coding sequence GTGATAGTAATTGATGCATCTTCCCTTGCCAAGTACATACTAAGGGAGGAAAACTGGGAGAAGGTTAGAGGATACCTCCTAGATGAACCCTATTCCTTAACATTGGCCCTAGCTGAAATCTCAAATGCTATTTGGAAACATCACACACTATACAAGAGGATTTCTAGAAAAGAAGTTGAGATAATGTTTACTGCGTTGAAAAAGCTCAGGGAGGATGTGGTGATTTTTGAACCGTTCGAGAATTACCTTGGCATGGCAATGGACATATCAATGAGCGAGAGGATTCCTATTTATGATGCCCTCTATTTAGCCCAGGCGAAGAGATATGGAGTCCCCCTTTTAACAAGTGATGAAAGGCAATGGGATGTTGCACTCAAACTCGGGATTAAAGCTAGGTACATTGAATAA
- a CDS encoding aminotransferase class I/II-fold pyridoxal phosphate-dependent enzyme, whose protein sequence is MLEPVNFKAKHGGAREEGLIDFSASVNPYPPEWVEDMFERAKEISGRYPYWDELEEKLSDLVGEEVTVTAGITEALYLLGPTLKGKTVIIPRHTYEEYERVSRIFGAEVVKGPNDPGELAKLVTQGSVVFFCNPNNPDGKFYGVRELKPLIDAVEDTNSLLILDEAFIDFVKRPESPEGESIVKLRTFTKSYGLPGIRVGYVIGFPEYFRSVRMPWSIGSTGVAFLEFLLEDGFEHLKRTMPLIWKEKSRLERELGVRSDANFFIMRVGNAKEFVERVKSRGILVRDCSSFGLPEFVRFSVRRPEENDILLKILKEVIQCT, encoded by the coding sequence ATGCTCGAGCCGGTAAACTTCAAGGCCAAGCACGGCGGGGCTAGAGAAGAGGGACTGATAGACTTCTCGGCCTCTGTGAACCCCTATCCTCCGGAGTGGGTAGAGGATATGTTCGAGAGGGCCAAGGAGATAAGCGGGAGGTACCCTTACTGGGACGAGCTTGAAGAGAAGCTTAGTGATCTCGTTGGGGAGGAGGTGACGGTAACGGCCGGGATAACCGAAGCTTTGTACCTCCTGGGCCCAACCCTCAAGGGTAAAACCGTGATAATTCCGAGGCACACCTACGAAGAGTACGAGAGGGTCTCGAGGATATTCGGGGCTGAGGTAGTTAAGGGGCCAAACGATCCTGGGGAGCTTGCCAAGCTTGTGACTCAAGGTTCAGTGGTTTTCTTCTGCAACCCCAATAATCCGGATGGAAAATTCTACGGGGTTAGGGAGCTGAAGCCTTTAATTGATGCCGTTGAAGATACAAATTCTCTGTTAATCCTAGATGAGGCCTTCATAGACTTCGTTAAAAGGCCAGAAAGTCCCGAAGGGGAGAGCATAGTGAAGCTGAGGACGTTCACAAAGAGCTACGGGCTACCTGGGATTAGGGTGGGCTACGTCATCGGATTCCCGGAGTACTTCAGGAGCGTCAGGATGCCTTGGAGCATAGGCTCTACGGGAGTTGCCTTCCTTGAGTTCCTGCTTGAGGATGGGTTTGAGCACCTGAAGAGGACAATGCCCCTAATATGGAAGGAGAAATCTCGGCTGGAGAGGGAACTGGGAGTTAGGAGTGATGCTAACTTCTTCATAATGAGGGTTGGAAACGCCAAAGAATTCGTCGAGAGGGTTAAGTCTAGGGGCATCTTGGTTAGGGACTGCAGTAGCTTCGGCCTCCCCGAGTTCGTAAGGTTCTCCGTTAGGAGGCCCGAGGAGAACGATATCCTCCTTAAGATTTTGAAAGAGGTTATTCAATGTACCTAG